The following proteins come from a genomic window of Micromonospora echinofusca:
- a CDS encoding RrF2 family transcriptional regulator: MQISARGDYAVRAALSLATAYPRLLSTQAIAAEQDMPRKFLEAVLADLRRAGVVRAQRGAEGGYTLARPPREVTVGAVLRAVEGPLAGVRGLRPEETSYEGAAENLPGLWVAVRAAVRRVVDEVSLAEIVSGRLPAHVRRLTALPDAWEPR; this comes from the coding sequence GTGCAGATCTCCGCGCGCGGCGACTACGCGGTACGGGCGGCGCTGAGCCTCGCCACCGCGTACCCCCGGCTGCTCTCCACCCAGGCCATCGCGGCGGAGCAGGACATGCCCCGCAAGTTCCTGGAGGCCGTCCTGGCCGACCTGCGGCGGGCCGGCGTCGTGCGGGCGCAGCGCGGCGCGGAGGGCGGCTACACGCTGGCCCGGCCGCCGCGCGAGGTGACCGTCGGCGCGGTGCTGCGCGCCGTGGAGGGTCCGCTGGCCGGGGTCCGCGGGCTGCGCCCGGAGGAGACCAGCTACGAGGGCGCGGCGGAGAACCTGCCGGGGCTGTGGGTGGCGGTGCGGGCCGCGGTGCGGCGCGTGGTCGACGAGGTGAGCCTCGCGGAGATAGTCAGTGGCCGCCTGCCCGCCCACGTCCGTAGGTTGACGGCGTTGCCCGACGCCTGGGAGCCACGCTGA